In the genome of Deinococcus deserti VCD115, one region contains:
- the uvrB gene encoding excinuclease ABC subunit UvrB, with protein sequence MLKVKSAFTPSGDQPTAIRSLVDGLDSGLRFQTLLGATGTGKTYTMAKVIEETGRPALIMAPNKILTAQLASEFREFFPDAAVEFFISYYDYYQPEAYVPGKDLFIEKDAAVNQEIERLRHSTTRSLLTRRDTIVVASVSCIYGLGDPKEYTALNLILKKGDAVSRDEILGRLVNMQYERNDIEMMPGRFRAKGEMIEVWPAYDEQPLRIELWGDDVERISVVHPLTGDRLADLDATVVYPAKHYVSSAGNIERAIGTIQQELDERLDYFKSVGKLLEAQRLKERTLYDLEMLKVLGYCSGIENYSRHIDGRAPGATPYTMLDYFPDDFVTFIDESHVTVPQIGGMANGDRARKQTLVDYGFRLPSAMDNRPLNFQEFMDKTGQTVFVSATPGPFEREVSDAVSDQIIRPTGLVDPPVTVRPINGQVEDLLGRIRERTAIGERTLVTTLTKRMSEDLTEYLLEKGVKARYMHSDIDSVERQVIIRDLRLGHYDVLVGINLLREGLDLPEVSLVAILDADKPGFLRSERALVQTIGRAARNVNGEVILYGDTITPAMQFAMEETARRREKQTSYNEAHGITPTTVIKGVRDVIRGEEQPEEISSATLGNDRDSLTAQLTDLELDMWQASEDLDFERAASLRDQIRAIEAKLQGKEFQQATVPGQKVRRKGRR encoded by the coding sequence ATGCTCAAGGTCAAATCCGCATTTACCCCGTCTGGCGACCAGCCCACTGCGATCCGTTCCCTGGTGGACGGCCTGGACAGCGGCCTGCGCTTCCAGACGCTGCTGGGAGCCACCGGTACCGGGAAAACGTACACCATGGCCAAAGTGATCGAGGAAACGGGGCGCCCCGCGCTGATCATGGCGCCCAACAAGATCCTGACGGCCCAGCTGGCCAGTGAATTCCGGGAGTTCTTCCCGGACGCTGCGGTGGAGTTTTTCATCTCGTACTACGACTATTACCAGCCTGAAGCGTACGTCCCCGGCAAGGACCTGTTTATCGAGAAGGACGCGGCGGTCAACCAGGAAATCGAGCGGCTGCGGCATTCAACCACCCGCAGCCTGCTGACCCGCCGGGACACCATCGTGGTGGCCTCGGTGTCGTGTATCTACGGTCTGGGCGACCCCAAGGAATACACCGCGCTGAACCTGATTCTGAAAAAGGGCGATGCGGTCAGCCGCGACGAGATTCTGGGACGGCTGGTGAACATGCAATATGAGCGCAACGACATCGAGATGATGCCAGGCCGCTTCCGGGCCAAAGGCGAAATGATCGAGGTGTGGCCCGCCTACGACGAGCAGCCGCTGCGTATTGAGCTGTGGGGTGACGACGTGGAGCGCATCAGCGTGGTGCATCCGCTGACCGGAGACCGGCTGGCAGACCTCGACGCCACGGTGGTGTACCCCGCCAAGCACTACGTGTCCAGCGCCGGAAATATCGAGCGGGCCATCGGCACCATTCAGCAGGAGCTCGACGAGCGGCTGGACTATTTCAAATCGGTGGGCAAGCTGCTCGAGGCGCAGCGCCTCAAGGAACGCACCCTGTACGACCTGGAGATGCTCAAGGTTCTGGGCTACTGCTCGGGCATCGAGAACTACTCGCGGCACATCGACGGCCGGGCGCCGGGCGCGACGCCCTACACCATGCTGGACTACTTCCCCGACGACTTCGTCACCTTTATCGACGAGTCGCACGTCACGGTCCCGCAGATCGGCGGCATGGCCAACGGGGACCGCGCCAGAAAGCAGACGCTGGTGGATTACGGCTTCCGCCTGCCCTCGGCCATGGACAACCGCCCGCTGAACTTCCAGGAGTTCATGGACAAGACCGGTCAGACCGTGTTCGTCTCGGCCACGCCGGGTCCCTTCGAACGCGAAGTCAGCGACGCCGTCTCGGACCAGATCATCCGGCCGACCGGTCTGGTGGACCCGCCGGTCACGGTGCGGCCCATCAACGGGCAGGTAGAAGACCTGCTGGGGCGAATCCGCGAGCGCACCGCCATCGGCGAGCGCACCCTGGTCACCACCCTGACCAAGCGCATGTCCGAAGACCTGACCGAGTACCTGCTGGAAAAAGGAGTCAAGGCGCGGTACATGCACAGCGACATCGACTCGGTGGAGCGTCAGGTGATTATCCGGGACCTGCGGCTGGGACACTATGACGTGCTGGTCGGGATCAACCTGCTGCGCGAGGGTCTGGACCTGCCGGAAGTCTCCCTGGTGGCCATTCTGGACGCCGACAAGCCCGGCTTCCTGCGCAGCGAGCGTGCGCTGGTTCAGACCATCGGGCGCGCCGCCCGCAACGTCAACGGTGAAGTGATCCTCTACGGAGACACGATTACCCCAGCCATGCAGTTTGCGATGGAAGAGACGGCCCGGCGCCGTGAGAAACAGACATCCTACAACGAAGCTCACGGCATCACGCCAACCACCGTTATCAAGGGGGTGCGTGACGTGATCCGCGGTGAGGAACAGCCTGAGGAAATCAGCTCTGCCACCCTGGGCAACGACCGCGACAGCCTGACCGCGCAGCTCACCGACCTGGAACTCGACATGTGGCAGGCCAGCGAGGACCTGGACTTCGAGCGCGCCGCCAGCCTGCGCGACCAGATCCGCGCCATTGAAGCCAAGCTGCAGGGCAAGGAGTTCCAGCAGGCCACCGTGCCCGGACAGAAGGTCCGGCGCAAGGGCCGCCGCTAG
- a CDS encoding Lrp/AsnC family transcriptional regulator codes for MTYDSPRPLDETGRLLLAALQENARLSFSELGRRVGLSAPAVAERLRRLEDAGVIRGYRAEINPGALGQGLQAYLRLTLRYGQEDAFVAELGRLPEVLSADRVTGEDCYVLKLAVADTSHLETVIGVMKRYGEPVTSIILSSVPLSTVPGAAPVRGR; via the coding sequence ATGACTTACGATTCCCCGCGTCCTCTCGACGAAACAGGTCGTCTTCTCCTCGCGGCCCTTCAGGAGAATGCGCGGCTAAGTTTCAGTGAACTCGGCCGCCGGGTGGGACTCAGTGCACCGGCCGTGGCCGAGCGGCTCCGCCGACTCGAAGACGCGGGCGTCATCCGTGGCTACCGCGCCGAGATCAATCCTGGCGCGCTGGGCCAGGGACTGCAGGCCTACCTGCGCCTGACCCTGCGGTACGGGCAGGAGGACGCCTTTGTGGCGGAACTGGGACGGCTGCCGGAGGTCCTGTCGGCTGACCGCGTGACTGGAGAAGACTGTTACGTCCTCAAACTGGCTGTGGCCGATACCTCGCACCTGGAGACCGTCATTGGCGTCATGAAGCGTTACGGCGAACCGGTGACCTCGATCATTCTTTCGAGCGTGCCTCTGTCCACCGTTCCGGGCGCAGCCCCGGTGCGGGGACGCTGA
- a CDS encoding LysR substrate-binding domain-containing protein has translation MELRHLRHFVALAEEEHFGRAAERVFVVQQALSNSIRNLEDEIGVPLVLRTTRRVQLTPAGQEFLIGARETLALASQSVDRARRAARGEVGRLTVGFVSGLAFGGLPEIVRRFRELYPNVSVDLRELTAQEQEAALRGGLIDIGLMLLPVRDPGLDSRALWRQPLVAALPAGHPLARKRRLTIAALRDEPFVFFPRHLRATYFDQVMRWTSTAGYTPNVVQEAIEVPTLLSLVAAGVGVFLPIQFFSRLALPGVVYRPLEDAPLVDIVAVWNRQRQPANPIVKAFLTVAREALDAQEQQAL, from the coding sequence ATGGAACTCCGCCACCTGCGACATTTCGTGGCCCTGGCCGAAGAAGAGCATTTTGGCCGGGCAGCTGAGCGCGTCTTCGTGGTGCAGCAGGCGCTGAGCAACTCGATCCGTAATCTGGAAGACGAAATCGGCGTGCCGCTGGTGCTTCGGACTACCCGCCGCGTGCAGCTCACTCCGGCCGGGCAGGAATTCCTGATCGGCGCGCGGGAAACGCTGGCGCTGGCAAGTCAGAGCGTGGACCGGGCCCGGCGCGCGGCCCGTGGAGAGGTCGGCCGCCTGACGGTCGGCTTCGTCAGCGGTCTGGCATTTGGGGGCCTGCCGGAAATCGTGCGGCGCTTCCGCGAGCTGTACCCGAACGTCAGCGTGGACCTGCGTGAGCTGACCGCGCAGGAACAGGAAGCTGCCCTGCGCGGCGGTCTGATTGACATTGGCCTGATGCTGCTGCCCGTCCGGGATCCGGGGCTGGATTCGCGCGCGCTGTGGCGCCAGCCGCTGGTCGCGGCGCTTCCGGCCGGGCACCCGCTGGCACGCAAACGCCGCCTGACCATTGCCGCGCTGCGCGACGAGCCCTTCGTGTTCTTCCCACGGCACCTGCGCGCCACGTACTTCGACCAGGTCATGCGCTGGACGTCCACGGCCGGCTACACGCCCAATGTCGTGCAGGAGGCCATTGAGGTCCCAACACTGCTGTCCCTGGTGGCCGCCGGCGTGGGCGTGTTCCTGCCCATTCAGTTCTTCAGCCGGCTGGCCCTGCCGGGAGTGGTGTACCGCCCGCTGGAGGACGCTCCCCTGGTGGACATCGTGGCGGTGTGGAACCGCCAGCGCCAGCCGGCCAATCCCATCGTGAAGGCGTTTCTGACGGTGGCGCGCGAGGCGCTGGACGCACAGGAACAGCAGGCTCTCTGA